A single Ziziphus jujuba cultivar Dongzao chromosome 11, ASM3175591v1 DNA region contains:
- the LOC107432066 gene encoding thaumatin-like protein 1b codes for MNTQVFFALTLAFLFAGAHAATVTFTNKCPYTVWPGTLTGDQKPQLSTTGFELGTGANRAVNLPSPWSGRFWARTGCSSSSGKFTCATADCGSGQVTCNGNGAAPPATLVEITVAANGGQDFYDVSLVDGFNLPMSVATKGGTGECKMSSCPADVNAQCPAELQQKGADGKVIACKSACLAFGDPKYCCTPPNDKPETCPPTNYSQFFENICPQAYSYAYDDKNSTFTCSGSPNYEITFCP; via the coding sequence GAGCTCATGCAGCTACAGTCACTTTCACAAACAAATGCCCCTACACCGTTTGGCCAGGAACCCTTACCGGAGACCAAAAACCCCAATTATCAACCACCGGATTCGAGTTGGGAACCGGAGCCAACCGGGCAGTGAACCTCCCATCCCCATGGAGTGGCCGATTCTGGGCACGAACCGGATGCTCTTCCTCCTCCGGGAAGTTCACATGTGCCACCGCAGACTGCGGTTCTGGTCAGGTTACGTGCAATGGTAACGGTGCAGCCCCACCGGCAACTCTAGTAGAAATCACGGTCGCCGCGAACGGCGGACAAGATTTCTACGACGTGAGCTTGGTCGATGGCTTCAACTTGCCAATGTCGGTAGCCACCAAGGGTGGAACCGGTGAGTGCAAGATGTCGTCGTGCCCTGCGGACGTGAATGCCCAATGCCCTGCCGAGCTCCAACAGAAAGGAGCTGATGGAAAAGTGATCGCTTGCAAAAGTGCATGTTTGGCATTCGGTGACCCAAAGTATTGTTGCACACCTCCTAATGACAAACCGGAAACTTGTCCACCTACAAACTACTCCCAGTTCTTCGAAAACATTTGCCCTCAAGCTTATAGCTATGCTTATGATGATAAAAATAGTACATTTACCTGCTCTGGTAGCCCTAACTACGAGATCACGTTCTGTCCTTAA